In a single window of the Renibacterium salmoninarum ATCC 33209 genome:
- a CDS encoding amidohydrolase family protein, whose translation MSETSASVLITNIGELMTQDSEHRVLQDAAIVFEGERISWIGEAKAAPSADSTFDADGSALLPGWVDSHNHLIFAGDRTAEFEARMAGQNYVAGGIAVTTTATRAATDVELQKLAKSRVDEALAQGTTFVETKTGYGLDVANEARSARIAAAVADTVTYLGAHLVPAGVDADEYTDLVCGPMLEAVKPWVQWADLFCERGAFTEQQSRRVLAACQAAGLGLRVHGNQLGPGAGVRLAVEFGAASVDHVNYLDAQDIALLAESWQNGSWDGASGKAGTVATCLPACDLSTKQPFAPGRELLDAGVPIALAANCNPGTSFTTSMPFCVTTAVLQMGLSVHEAVRAATWGGALALGRHQGADSDGLRAVGSIAVGNRADLQLLKAPSATHLAYRPGVPLTGAVWRAGIKVH comes from the coding sequence ATGAGTGAAACCTCCGCAAGCGTTTTGATCACCAATATTGGTGAGCTCATGACCCAAGATTCTGAGCATCGAGTTCTCCAGGACGCGGCAATAGTCTTTGAAGGTGAGCGGATCTCCTGGATCGGTGAGGCAAAAGCTGCACCAAGCGCAGACAGCACATTCGACGCGGATGGTAGCGCGCTGCTGCCGGGCTGGGTGGATTCACATAACCACTTGATATTTGCTGGCGACCGAACTGCCGAGTTTGAGGCTCGGATGGCAGGCCAGAACTATGTAGCTGGCGGGATTGCGGTAACGACTACGGCTACCCGGGCGGCCACCGACGTGGAATTGCAAAAACTGGCCAAGAGCCGTGTCGATGAAGCTCTGGCGCAGGGCACAACGTTTGTCGAAACAAAAACTGGCTACGGTTTGGACGTGGCCAACGAGGCGCGAAGTGCGCGCATCGCCGCAGCCGTTGCAGATACCGTGACCTATTTAGGTGCACATCTAGTGCCAGCTGGCGTAGATGCGGACGAATACACCGACTTGGTTTGCGGGCCAATGCTCGAAGCCGTCAAACCGTGGGTGCAGTGGGCGGATCTGTTTTGCGAACGTGGTGCCTTTACCGAACAACAGTCACGACGAGTTCTCGCCGCTTGCCAAGCTGCTGGTTTGGGCCTGCGAGTGCACGGAAACCAGCTGGGCCCAGGGGCGGGGGTGCGTCTGGCCGTCGAGTTTGGTGCGGCTAGCGTGGACCACGTCAACTATCTCGATGCGCAGGACATAGCCTTACTCGCGGAAAGCTGGCAAAACGGCAGCTGGGACGGCGCCAGCGGTAAAGCTGGTACGGTAGCGACTTGTTTGCCGGCTTGTGATCTTTCCACCAAGCAACCATTTGCACCCGGTAGGGAACTCCTCGACGCCGGAGTTCCTATTGCCCTGGCTGCCAACTGTAACCCAGGCACGTCTTTCACCACTTCGATGCCGTTTTGCGTCACGACGGCGGTGCTTCAAATGGGTTTGAGCGTTCACGAAGCGGTCCGGGCCGCAACCTGGGGCGGCGCACTTGCGCTGGGACGGCATCAAGGCGCAGATAGCGACGGGCTGCGTGCAGTCGGCTCAATCGCTGTAGGCAATCGAGCCGACTTGCAGCTACTTAAAGCTCCGAGTGCGACGCATCTGGCATACCGCCCAGGTGTGCCGCTCACCGGTGCAGTATGGCGTGCCGGAATCAAGGTGCACTAG
- a CDS encoding NPCBM/NEW2 domain-containing protein, with amino-acid sequence MDIANAGAPQLSISAPAGEAAVRIDDVRVVKANKVPTTGILSENFENTDQGWLPFIKGDAGGQTDPRTHIAKLNAPYTQKGWNGKTTSDVLDDTYSLHSHEENQGLVYRTSNYTLPLQAGRQYRVSFDYQASLANQYTWVSGYDSGKNPVQTASTAIPVATDTTRWSQTLSAGSCGPAWVGLQRTGSSGGAEFSMDNLLVEDLGPSAETPACASLSLTSGQDVIEQGQTNTFSASFSSSEAQSIAGLSVALDLPAGWTASAATPATAATLPAGGSLETQWKVQVPADADGDYTIKAKASYQTTVDPIGSRSATTETAVYTLPKPPTKDTYASDMQWIGTPSNGWGPVEKDQANGEQAQGDGPPLKLGGVTYPKGLGAHAASSIRYYVGSQCSAFTAVIGIDDFQKLKGQAVFSVLGDGNSLYTSPVMKGGAAAQTITVPLNGAKYVDLKVAISGANNGNAWSDWANAKFLCSAPVAPITLQPTLSVPTDSLQPGSAFTVRVDQLKSGSTAKAELHSDPIDLGSVQANNDGVASFQVTLAQDAPLGNHQIVVTGTDKNGLAATGTVDAQIKAANPNPGTGSNPGTGSNPGTDPGTGSAGGNSSGGGANGSGANGTYVNGSGGSFGNGAGMDAKTGSNSASSLAETGFSGLVLPLGIGLMLLLIGAAAIIVRRHRHS; translated from the coding sequence GTGGACATCGCGAACGCTGGCGCACCGCAACTGTCAATATCGGCACCAGCCGGTGAGGCTGCCGTACGAATCGACGACGTCCGAGTCGTCAAAGCTAACAAGGTGCCGACGACCGGAATCCTGTCTGAGAACTTTGAGAACACTGACCAAGGTTGGTTGCCATTTATCAAGGGCGACGCTGGCGGTCAAACGGATCCCCGTACGCACATCGCGAAACTCAATGCGCCATATACCCAGAAGGGCTGGAACGGGAAGACCACCTCTGATGTGCTGGATGATACGTATTCCTTGCACTCGCATGAAGAGAATCAAGGTTTGGTTTACCGCACCAGCAATTACACCCTTCCGTTACAGGCCGGCCGGCAATACCGAGTCTCATTCGACTACCAAGCTTCGTTGGCCAATCAATATACCTGGGTTTCCGGCTACGACAGCGGTAAGAACCCCGTGCAGACTGCAAGTACCGCAATTCCGGTAGCTACTGACACCACGCGCTGGAGCCAGACGCTGAGTGCGGGCAGCTGTGGACCGGCTTGGGTTGGCTTGCAGCGTACCGGTAGCAGCGGCGGCGCCGAGTTCAGTATGGACAACCTCTTGGTAGAGGATCTTGGTCCTTCCGCCGAGACGCCGGCTTGCGCTTCGCTCTCGCTAACCTCTGGTCAAGACGTGATTGAGCAGGGCCAAACTAATACCTTTAGCGCATCGTTTAGCAGCAGCGAAGCACAATCGATTGCCGGGCTTTCGGTGGCGCTGGACTTGCCTGCAGGCTGGACGGCTAGCGCCGCGACACCGGCGACGGCAGCAACTTTACCTGCCGGTGGTAGCTTAGAAACTCAGTGGAAGGTCCAGGTTCCAGCCGATGCGGATGGCGATTACACCATCAAGGCAAAGGCCAGTTATCAAACCACAGTGGATCCGATCGGCTCCCGTAGCGCCACAACAGAAACGGCGGTTTACACACTGCCAAAGCCGCCGACCAAGGACACTTACGCCTCGGACATGCAGTGGATTGGTACGCCGAGCAATGGCTGGGGCCCGGTGGAGAAAGATCAGGCGAACGGCGAACAAGCGCAAGGCGATGGTCCACCGCTCAAACTAGGCGGCGTCACCTACCCGAAGGGGCTTGGCGCACACGCTGCTTCTAGCATTCGTTATTATGTTGGATCACAGTGCAGCGCCTTTACTGCGGTGATTGGCATTGATGACTTTCAAAAGCTCAAGGGCCAAGCTGTTTTCTCCGTGCTCGGCGACGGGAATTCGCTCTATACCTCGCCGGTCATGAAGGGCGGAGCCGCGGCTCAAACTATTACAGTGCCGCTTAACGGCGCAAAGTATGTTGACCTGAAGGTCGCGATTTCTGGCGCTAATAATGGCAACGCTTGGTCCGACTGGGCGAATGCCAAGTTCTTATGCTCGGCTCCCGTTGCACCGATTACTTTGCAACCGACGCTCTCAGTTCCAACGGACTCCTTGCAGCCAGGGAGTGCCTTTACCGTGCGGGTGGATCAGCTTAAGTCGGGGTCGACTGCCAAAGCGGAGTTGCACTCTGATCCAATCGATTTGGGTAGCGTTCAAGCCAATAACGACGGCGTAGCCAGCTTCCAGGTGACTTTGGCTCAGGACGCGCCCCTCGGCAATCATCAAATCGTTGTCACCGGCACGGACAAAAACGGGCTGGCAGCGACCGGTACCGTTGACGCGCAAATCAAAGCGGCAAATCCCAATCCGGGTACTGGCAGCAATCCGGGTACGGGTAGCAACCCGGGGACCGATCCCGGCACGGGCAGCGCTGGCGGCAACAGTTCGGGCGGTGGCGCCAATGGTTCCGGTGCGAATGGAACCTACGTAAATGGGTCAGGCGGCAGCTTCGGCAATGGTGCGGGTATGGACGCCAAAACTGGCAGCAACTCGGCCAGCTCTTTGGCCGAAACGGGCTTTTCCGGGTTGGTACTTCCGCTCGGGATTGGGTTAATGCTGCTGCTCATCGGTGCTGCCGCGATTATCGTACGAAGGCACCGTCACTCCTGA
- a CDS encoding glycoside hydrolase family 101 beta sandwich domain-containing protein: MRFVDNSQRDIWNPDPLLGTSHIVEWEGWTNQNDYNAFLKNIWGNNLPVKFLQQQQITSWKSRSVDLTGGLKVTGTSLADRVISQQGVPVLKGSNYLLPWSAAPVSFGSGAVNDTTQNKLYHYSADGGTSTWQLTPQFATASSLQIYKLTDYGRELIGSVPVVNGSVTLTAEANQAYVLVADASVTTVPADPSYGAGSKVKDPGFNSAGLKDWNATGGAAVERTAQGLLVAKLGQGSSAISQTLGSLDPGSYSIGAWVEIEPDDAHRHPGRWRAHQRYR; encoded by the coding sequence TTGCGCTTTGTAGACAACTCACAACGCGATATTTGGAATCCTGACCCGTTATTGGGCACCTCGCACATTGTGGAGTGGGAAGGTTGGACCAATCAAAATGACTACAACGCGTTTTTGAAGAACATCTGGGGAAACAACCTGCCAGTAAAGTTCCTTCAACAGCAGCAGATCACCTCCTGGAAGTCAAGATCTGTCGATCTCACCGGCGGGCTCAAAGTCACTGGTACTTCGCTTGCAGATCGCGTTATTAGTCAGCAGGGCGTGCCGGTGCTCAAAGGCTCTAATTACTTGCTGCCTTGGTCTGCGGCTCCGGTATCCTTTGGCTCCGGCGCGGTCAACGACACCACGCAAAACAAGCTGTATCACTACAGCGCGGACGGCGGCACCAGTACGTGGCAGCTGACGCCACAATTTGCCACTGCGAGCAGCCTGCAAATCTACAAGCTCACCGATTATGGGCGTGAACTTATTGGCTCGGTGCCGGTCGTGAACGGCTCGGTAACCTTGACTGCAGAGGCAAATCAAGCCTACGTACTGGTCGCTGACGCCTCGGTGACGACGGTTCCGGCCGATCCAAGCTATGGGGCCGGTAGCAAGGTCAAGGACCCGGGCTTTAACTCGGCCGGACTCAAGGACTGGAACGCCACCGGCGGTGCCGCCGTCGAACGCACTGCGCAGGGTCTGCTGGTTGCCAAGCTAGGCCAAGGCAGCTCCGCAATCTCCCAAACACTGGGAAGTCTGGATCCGGGCAGCTACTCGATCGGCGCCTGGGTAGAAATAGAACCCGACGACGCTCACCGTCACCCCGGCCGGTGGCGCGCCCATCAGCGTTACCGTTGA
- a CDS encoding endo-alpha-N-acetylgalactosaminidase family protein: MAVSSGAWLYRSAGSDQTEELPWSKVVISGDANADGKVDWQDGAIAYRSIESKPAGGDDVKNRVVTHIPFNFASQATHPFLRTLDDVKHIALATDGLGQMALEKGYTSEGHDSANSDFGGNFNERAGGLTDFNAMLSGGSAYGATFGVHINNTEAYPEANSFSNDFVDPTKKGWNWLDQSFYIDQQRDILSGSQQQRIDQLRSEAGPNLTMAYVDVYYESGWKSYRLQKGLKDAGFSVASEFATAMPANNTWSHWANDEKHGGSNNIKAGTQRFCAL, encoded by the coding sequence ATGGCCGTCTCCTCCGGAGCCTGGCTCTACCGATCCGCTGGCTCGGACCAGACCGAAGAGTTGCCTTGGAGCAAAGTGGTCATCAGCGGCGATGCCAATGCTGACGGCAAAGTTGACTGGCAAGATGGCGCAATTGCTTACCGCAGCATTGAGTCCAAGCCCGCTGGCGGCGATGATGTGAAAAATCGGGTAGTCACGCATATCCCGTTTAACTTCGCGAGCCAAGCGACGCACCCGTTTTTGCGAACTTTGGACGATGTGAAGCACATTGCGCTCGCCACTGATGGCCTTGGCCAGATGGCCCTGGAAAAGGGTTACACCTCGGAAGGCCACGATTCGGCCAACTCAGACTTCGGCGGCAACTTCAACGAGCGTGCCGGCGGTTTGACCGACTTTAACGCGATGCTTTCCGGTGGCTCAGCTTACGGCGCCACCTTTGGCGTACATATCAACAACACCGAGGCCTACCCTGAAGCCAATTCGTTCAGCAACGACTTTGTCGACCCGACGAAGAAGGGTTGGAACTGGCTAGATCAGTCGTTCTACATCGATCAACAACGCGATATTCTCTCCGGCAGCCAACAGCAACGAATCGATCAGCTCCGCAGCGAAGCCGGCCCAAATCTCACGATGGCCTACGTAGACGTCTATTACGAAAGTGGCTGGAAATCCTACCGGTTACAAAAAGGCCTTAAAGATGCTGGATTCAGTGTTGCCAGCGAATTTGCTACTGCTATGCCAGCAAACAACACCTGGTCGCACTGGGCTAATGATGAGAAGCACGGTGGCAGCAATAACATTAAGGCTGGAACTCAAAGATTTTGCGCTTTGTAG
- a CDS encoding SIS domain-containing protein produces MTDYLVRAGASMEAELRSQPEIWAQAIAESRAENLLPQHGARIAVVGCGTSWFMAQSYANALEAAGHGITDAYAASEAQLDRDYDAIVTLSRSGTTTEVLEVLRRFQGKVPTVLIVGDTSSTAVELADKVVALPYADEKSVVQTRFATAALSYMLTSLGIDLSQAVADARTVLAEELPAELIDAEQFTFLGHGWTVGLAHEAGLKMRGAVQGWTESYPAMEYRHGPISIAAPGRVTWMFGEAPEGLDAEVARTGAIFHAAAVHPLADLVRVHQLALERARVRGLDPDAPRNLSRSVILTEQN; encoded by the coding sequence ATGACTGATTACCTCGTCCGTGCTGGTGCTTCGATGGAGGCCGAGCTACGGAGTCAACCTGAGATCTGGGCGCAAGCGATTGCCGAGTCTCGCGCTGAGAACTTGTTGCCGCAACACGGCGCGCGGATCGCCGTCGTCGGCTGTGGCACCTCCTGGTTCATGGCGCAAAGCTATGCCAATGCCCTTGAGGCAGCCGGGCACGGCATCACCGATGCTTATGCAGCATCTGAAGCGCAGCTAGACCGGGACTACGATGCGATCGTTACCCTCTCGCGCTCTGGCACTACGACCGAAGTTCTTGAGGTATTGCGCCGTTTCCAAGGCAAAGTCCCCACGGTCTTGATCGTTGGCGATACTTCCTCCACTGCGGTTGAACTTGCGGACAAGGTGGTCGCCTTGCCGTACGCCGACGAAAAATCAGTGGTGCAAACGCGATTTGCCACCGCAGCATTGAGCTATATGTTGACCAGCCTGGGCATCGATTTGAGCCAGGCCGTTGCCGATGCGCGAACGGTTCTCGCCGAGGAATTGCCCGCTGAGCTAATCGATGCGGAACAATTCACTTTCTTGGGCCATGGCTGGACTGTGGGGTTGGCACACGAAGCCGGCCTGAAGATGCGTGGAGCAGTTCAAGGCTGGACTGAGTCCTACCCTGCGATGGAATACCGGCATGGGCCAATCTCGATTGCCGCGCCGGGACGGGTGACCTGGATGTTTGGCGAGGCACCAGAAGGCCTCGACGCCGAAGTGGCGCGCACGGGCGCGATCTTCCACGCAGCAGCTGTCCACCCATTGGCCGATTTGGTCCGGGTACATCAACTTGCCTTAGAACGCGCTCGGGTTCGTGGCTTGGACCCGGATGCACCAAGAAACCTTAGCCGTTCAGTAATTCTTACCGAACAAAACTAG
- a CDS encoding ROK family protein — MGKPAAVLAFDVGGTDTKAGLVLAAEAGQIPQIIDIRRFPTALNAEQPGETLVEFLAGLMESYQADHPEHQIQAVGVTVPGLVDEVEGIGVYAANLGWKNFGFRAALELRMQVPVAFGHDVGTAGDAEVALGAAQHALNAMILIVGTWIAAALYVDGGRLNAGGYAGEVGHALAPAPGGGLGIVEANGSAGSIARRYGARKHGFEGGAREVLALAKAGDALAQQTWNEAIDTIAFSIAQAVAMIGTNKVVLGGGLAEAGDDLLVPLAARIDALLTFQPRPELVKAALGQNAGLIGSALKAIERRDEQLNDEADLRRKTVQHR, encoded by the coding sequence ATGGGAAAACCAGCGGCCGTGCTGGCCTTCGACGTCGGCGGAACTGATACTAAAGCTGGCCTAGTCTTGGCTGCCGAAGCCGGGCAGATACCGCAAATCATCGATATCAGGAGATTTCCTACTGCGCTAAACGCAGAGCAGCCAGGGGAGACTTTGGTGGAATTTCTGGCGGGTCTAATGGAGAGCTATCAAGCCGACCACCCAGAGCATCAAATTCAGGCGGTTGGCGTCACTGTGCCGGGGCTGGTTGATGAAGTCGAAGGCATTGGGGTTTATGCGGCAAACCTGGGTTGGAAGAACTTTGGTTTCAGAGCAGCGCTCGAGCTACGGATGCAGGTGCCGGTAGCTTTTGGGCACGACGTCGGAACAGCTGGCGACGCCGAAGTCGCTTTGGGTGCCGCTCAACACGCACTCAACGCGATGATTTTGATTGTTGGTACCTGGATCGCTGCGGCGCTTTACGTCGATGGAGGCCGGCTCAACGCGGGTGGGTACGCTGGCGAGGTTGGCCATGCACTGGCACCAGCGCCAGGGGGCGGACTCGGCATTGTCGAAGCCAACGGTTCCGCCGGCAGCATTGCTCGACGGTACGGTGCTCGAAAGCATGGCTTCGAAGGCGGTGCGCGAGAGGTGCTTGCGCTTGCTAAAGCTGGCGACGCGCTCGCCCAGCAAACCTGGAACGAAGCCATAGACACGATAGCGTTTTCGATCGCCCAGGCGGTCGCTATGATCGGCACCAATAAAGTCGTGCTGGGTGGCGGCCTTGCTGAAGCCGGTGATGACTTGCTCGTTCCGCTGGCTGCCCGCATCGATGCGCTGTTGACTTTTCAACCGCGCCCCGAGCTGGTGAAAGCTGCGCTGGGTCAGAATGCGGGCCTGATTGGTTCGGCGCTCAAGGCAATCGAGCGCCGAGATGAGCAATTGAACGATGAAGCCGATCTTCGCAGAAAGACCGTGCAGCACAGATGA
- a CDS encoding DeoR/GlpR family DNA-binding transcription regulator, which yields MNRTERLTAILDLLARSGQVEVDDLVDKLAISPATARRDLDSLANERLLSRTRGGAVASAVAYDLPGRYNRDDHGSLKHQIALAASELIPRGAVIGLCGGTTSTALAQVLSTREDLAEPSNKPTLTVVTNAINIAAQLAVRPNFKIMVCGGIVNPRSYELVGPYTDIILQKVALDFAFIGVNGIDPLVGPTVTDEGEATVNSLMARRAADAYMLADSSKIGKRAFATMEGYHFQRLITDSGITTEQIEAFSENGIDVLVAPEA from the coding sequence ATGAATCGAACGGAGCGACTGACAGCGATTCTGGACTTGCTGGCGCGATCTGGCCAAGTTGAAGTTGACGACCTGGTAGACAAGCTAGCTATTTCGCCAGCTACGGCTCGGCGGGATCTGGACTCACTGGCCAACGAACGTTTGCTCAGTCGCACCCGCGGCGGCGCCGTCGCCAGTGCCGTTGCTTACGATTTGCCTGGCCGATACAACCGGGATGATCACGGCTCGCTGAAACATCAAATTGCGCTCGCTGCGAGCGAGCTCATTCCGCGCGGTGCGGTGATCGGCTTGTGCGGCGGCACGACGTCGACGGCGCTCGCCCAGGTGCTCTCTACCCGAGAGGACCTAGCGGAACCCTCGAATAAGCCAACGTTGACCGTAGTGACCAATGCCATCAACATTGCAGCGCAACTCGCCGTTCGACCGAATTTCAAAATCATGGTCTGCGGTGGCATCGTGAACCCGCGCTCCTATGAGTTGGTTGGCCCTTATACCGACATCATCTTGCAAAAGGTTGCGCTTGATTTTGCCTTCATCGGCGTGAACGGAATTGATCCACTCGTGGGGCCAACCGTGACCGACGAGGGCGAAGCCACGGTCAACTCGCTTATGGCTAGGCGGGCAGCTGATGCCTACATGCTTGCTGACTCGTCAAAAATTGGTAAGCGAGCCTTTGCCACCATGGAGGGTTATCATTTTCAACGTCTCATCACAGACTCCGGGATCACCACCGAGCAAATCGAGGCGTTTAGCGAAAACGGCATTGACGTACTAGTAGCGCCGGAAGCCTAA
- a CDS encoding PLD nuclease N-terminal domain-containing protein, with product MSSEGTNPIIPNIWDIALVSLGLLAVALFILTIVSIVRSKISPTMKLVCALLVLAMPFLGCIVWFASKRSLERSVSANQLG from the coding sequence ATGAGCTCTGAAGGAACAAACCCAATAATCCCCAATATTTGGGATATCGCCTTGGTGTCATTGGGCTTATTGGCCGTGGCGCTGTTTATTCTGACAATAGTAAGCATTGTGCGCAGCAAAATTAGCCCGACGATGAAATTGGTCTGCGCTTTGCTGGTCCTGGCAATGCCGTTCTTAGGTTGCATTGTCTGGTTCGCAAGCAAGAGGTCCTTGGAGCGTTCCGTGTCAGCCAATCAGCTTGGCTAG
- a CDS encoding polysaccharide biosynthesis protein, translating to MFRDKTLLITGGTGSFGNAVLKNFLDSDIGEIRIFSRDEKKQDDMRKAFNNDKLKFYIGDVRDLASVREAVRDVDFIFHAAALKQVPSCEFFPMEAVRTNVMGTDNLLTAAIDEGVKRVVCLSTDKAAYPINAMGTSKAMMEKVVIAKSRNVDPAKTMISCTRYGNVMASRGSVIPLFAEQILAGKPLTITDPNMTRFLMNLDEAVELVIFAFEHANQGDLFIQKADASSVGDLAQAMKKIFASSTDIQVIGTRHGEKAHETLLTREERAKSEDLGDYFRVPADTRDLNYGKFFDSGEALEDELDDYTSHNTQQLDVDQIVEKILSTDYMKAVLQSRSAGN from the coding sequence GTGTTCAGGGACAAGACTCTACTAATAACTGGCGGCACAGGTTCCTTTGGAAACGCTGTTCTCAAGAACTTCCTCGATTCAGACATTGGTGAAATACGCATTTTCTCGCGAGATGAGAAGAAGCAAGATGATATGCGCAAGGCTTTCAACAACGACAAACTCAAGTTCTATATTGGGGATGTTCGTGATCTCGCAAGCGTCCGCGAAGCGGTTCGAGATGTGGACTTCATCTTCCACGCTGCCGCTTTAAAGCAGGTGCCCTCTTGCGAGTTCTTTCCAATGGAAGCAGTTCGGACGAACGTCATGGGTACCGATAACTTACTCACAGCAGCGATCGACGAAGGCGTCAAGCGGGTCGTCTGTCTCTCTACTGACAAGGCGGCCTATCCGATCAATGCGATGGGGACCTCCAAAGCAATGATGGAAAAGGTAGTCATTGCGAAATCAAGAAACGTTGATCCTGCAAAAACGATGATTTCCTGTACTCGATACGGGAACGTTATGGCATCTCGAGGTTCAGTAATTCCGCTATTTGCTGAACAGATATTGGCGGGAAAACCGCTAACCATTACAGACCCGAATATGACCAGGTTCCTGATGAACCTTGATGAGGCAGTCGAACTCGTGATTTTCGCCTTTGAACATGCAAATCAAGGTGATCTTTTTATTCAGAAAGCCGACGCATCTTCAGTAGGAGATCTAGCGCAAGCGATGAAGAAAATTTTCGCTTCTTCCACGGATATTCAGGTTATTGGTACCCGACATGGCGAGAAGGCTCATGAGACGCTGCTTACTCGTGAGGAGCGTGCTAAGTCTGAGGATCTTGGTGATTATTTTCGCGTTCCTGCGGACACCCGTGATCTTAACTACGGTAAGTTCTTTGACTCTGGTGAAGCATTGGAAGACGAACTTGATGACTATACGTCGCACAACACTCAACAGTTGGACGTAGACCAGATTGTGGAAAAGATTCTGAGCACAGACTATATGAAGGCTGTTTTGCAGTCGCGCTCCGCCGGTAACTAG
- a CDS encoding glycosyltransferase family 4 protein codes for MARKPKVLVVGQHFWPEGFRINDICDFFVENDLDIEVLCGLPNYPTGEYSPGYSWRGPYRESHRGIKIYRAFEIRRGSNSNARVFLNYVSFPFFSLFHLPRLIFGRYDHVFIYQLSPVMMGIVGIFLGKIKRIPTTMYVLDLWPENLFSVLDVKRPWMRKIAEKVSHWHYRQVDRIVVLSDLMRSKLGEISHLAAENIEVIPQACEKIYEEEIHDAELAAQLGPGFKIVFAGNISPTQSFETILDAATELQLDGYTDIKWVIVGDGMSRHEVEAEVERRGLSSVFVFEGHHPIADIPKYTTLADALAGCLVKSELLEATVPAKVMSYIAAGRPLLLAMDGEVKELVTENAKCGLVGPAGDAAALAANVRVLYSMSSDERQTMGARGKKYHFEHLERNLVLGQLTDFLLK; via the coding sequence ATGGCTCGCAAACCTAAAGTCTTGGTAGTTGGGCAGCATTTTTGGCCTGAAGGTTTTCGAATAAACGATATTTGTGACTTTTTTGTTGAAAACGATCTCGATATAGAGGTCTTATGTGGACTGCCAAATTATCCGACGGGGGAGTATTCGCCCGGATACTCATGGCGAGGTCCGTATCGTGAATCTCATCGGGGCATAAAAATATATCGTGCATTCGAGATCAGACGCGGATCAAACTCTAACGCTAGAGTTTTTTTGAATTACGTTTCGTTTCCATTTTTTAGTCTGTTTCATCTCCCTCGATTGATCTTCGGCAGATACGATCATGTTTTCATTTACCAACTTTCACCAGTGATGATGGGAATCGTCGGTATCTTTTTGGGCAAGATCAAGCGGATTCCAACGACGATGTATGTCTTGGATCTTTGGCCAGAGAACCTCTTTTCAGTGCTCGATGTGAAGCGTCCCTGGATGCGGAAGATCGCGGAAAAAGTATCGCATTGGCATTATCGACAAGTAGATAGGATTGTCGTTTTATCGGACTTGATGAGATCCAAATTGGGTGAGATATCGCATCTCGCCGCCGAAAATATTGAAGTGATTCCTCAGGCCTGTGAAAAGATCTATGAGGAAGAAATTCACGACGCTGAACTTGCCGCCCAGCTTGGCCCCGGGTTCAAGATAGTCTTCGCCGGTAACATCAGTCCTACACAGTCTTTCGAGACCATTCTGGACGCGGCGACGGAGCTCCAGCTTGACGGCTATACCGACATAAAGTGGGTCATCGTTGGCGATGGCATGAGCCGACATGAGGTCGAGGCCGAGGTTGAAAGGCGTGGACTCTCCTCGGTATTTGTTTTCGAAGGTCATCACCCGATTGCAGATATACCGAAATACACAACCTTGGCCGACGCTTTAGCCGGGTGCCTAGTGAAGAGCGAGCTGTTAGAAGCAACCGTTCCAGCAAAGGTGATGTCCTACATCGCGGCGGGGCGCCCGCTATTGCTAGCTATGGATGGCGAAGTAAAAGAGCTCGTGACCGAAAATGCGAAATGTGGTCTGGTCGGACCCGCTGGAGATGCTGCTGCTTTGGCCGCCAACGTGCGCGTTCTCTACTCGATGTCAAGCGACGAACGGCAAACGATGGGTGCTAGGGGCAAGAAGTATCACTTTGAGCACCTCGAGAGGAATTTAGTGTTGGGCCAGCTCACCGATTTCTTGCTGAAATAG